In the genome of Falsirhodobacter halotolerans, one region contains:
- a CDS encoding AraC family transcriptional regulator — MLLDLCRRFADAHADRNGAVTTPVPGLTMVRALKPGELQISVSRPMIAIALQGRKRVTFGSENHDYGAGEALVISADVPTVSQITQASPAEPYYALVLEFDITILHDLAQSGGSVDAEPVRVERVDADVVDAAHRLVRLLDRPEALTTLSGGLMRELHYWLLNGSHGSAIRSLGRVDSHAGQIARAVGHIRQNYTRSVRIRDLARIAHMSEPAFHAHFKAITTLTPLQFQKQLRLIEARRLMLTEGRPIAVASGSVGYASVPHFTRDYGRLFGTTPGRDIKVVA, encoded by the coding sequence ATGCTGCTCGATCTCTGCCGTCGTTTTGCCGATGCCCATGCCGACAGGAATGGCGCGGTCACGACCCCTGTTCCGGGCCTTACGATGGTGCGCGCCCTCAAGCCCGGCGAATTGCAGATTTCCGTAAGCAGACCCATGATCGCGATCGCGCTGCAGGGCCGCAAGCGTGTGACGTTCGGGTCCGAAAACCACGATTACGGCGCGGGCGAGGCGCTGGTCATCTCGGCCGATGTGCCGACGGTCTCGCAGATTACGCAGGCGAGCCCGGCCGAACCCTACTATGCCTTGGTATTGGAATTCGACATCACGATCCTGCACGACCTTGCCCAAAGTGGAGGGAGTGTGGACGCGGAACCCGTTCGCGTCGAGCGCGTGGATGCCGACGTGGTGGACGCGGCGCATCGGCTCGTGCGGCTACTTGATCGGCCCGAGGCCCTCACGACCTTGAGCGGTGGCCTGATGCGCGAGTTACACTATTGGCTGCTGAATGGCTCTCACGGCTCAGCGATCCGCAGTCTTGGCCGTGTCGACAGCCATGCCGGCCAAATTGCCCGCGCGGTCGGGCACATCCGCCAGAATTACACGCGGTCCGTTCGCATCCGCGACTTGGCCCGCATCGCGCATATGTCCGAGCCGGCCTTCCACGCGCATTTCAAGGCGATCACCACCTTGACCCCATTACAGTTCCAAAAGCAGCTGCGCCTGATCGAGGCGCGTCGCCTGATGCTGACCGAAGGACGCCCCATCGCAGTGGCATCCGGCAGCGTCGGCTATGCCAGCGTGCCGCACTTCACACGCGATTACGGTCGTCTGTTCGGAACCACGCCAGGACGTGATATCAAGGTAGTTGCTTGA
- a CDS encoding winged helix-turn-helix transcriptional regulator yields MLSLPSDPELDRLVVEIIGRVADKWTLLLIEILTERGDCRFGELSRACEGISQKMLTQTLRAMERDGLVTRTVYPVVPPKVVYALTDLGLGLSKAFCGVWEWAESNREAILRARAQHAQRQSQQDTPAG; encoded by the coding sequence TTGCTGAGCCTCCCATCCGACCCCGAACTGGACCGGCTGGTGGTGGAGATCATCGGCCGCGTGGCTGATAAGTGGACCCTGCTGCTGATCGAGATCCTGACGGAGCGGGGCGATTGCCGCTTCGGTGAACTGTCCCGTGCCTGCGAGGGGATCAGCCAGAAAATGCTGACCCAAACCTTGAGGGCGATGGAGCGCGACGGCCTTGTCACGCGCACCGTGTATCCGGTGGTGCCGCCGAAGGTCGTATATGCTCTGACCGATCTGGGCCTTGGACTGAGCAAGGCGTTCTGCGGTGTGTGGGAATGGGCGGAATCCAACCGTGAGGCGATCCTGCGCGCCCGGGCGCAACATGCGCAACGGCAAAGTCAGCAAGATACGCCTGCAGGATAG
- a CDS encoding ABC transporter ATP-binding protein, whose amino-acid sequence MQPILSIKDLTVSFKTRDGWNPTVRNVGFDVMPGETVAIVGESGSGKSVTALSILQLHQAGRTKLEGEIHLNGRNLLDLSATEMTKVRGNEIGIIFQEPMTSLNPVLTIGEQLTEVLVHHRNMTAAEAKAEAVRLLERVRIPSAAGRLAEYPHKLSGGMRQRVMIAMALACKPKLLIADEPTTALDVTIQAQILEIIRDLQAEEDMAVLFITHDMGVVAEIADRTVVMFRGDVVETGPTAQVFAAPAHPYSRALLSAIPKLGQLSGTRLPARFWVADPVTGVVADQPATRDTVDTRRPVLDVCNLTTRFDISSGFVRVAARVHAVENVSFRLHPGETLSLVGESGCGKSTTGRSIMRLTPANSGSVFVDGEDVLLGAGVRSRESFRRVQMIFQDPFASLNPRRSIGAAIAEPLLVHGMARRAEVKDHVADLLQKVGLPPEVATRFPHEFSGGQRQRISIARALALEPKVIIADEAVSALDASIKAQVSNLMLDLQDRLGVAYLFISHDMAVVERMSHRVAVMYLGEIVEIGPRAAVFDNPQHPYTQKLIAAVPQPDPARRGQMRPPAGEIRSAVRAADYVPPVRQWRQVGPDHLVMETPDAA is encoded by the coding sequence ATGCAACCGATCCTGTCGATCAAGGACCTGACCGTGTCGTTCAAGACGCGGGACGGCTGGAACCCCACCGTCCGCAATGTCGGCTTCGACGTGATGCCCGGGGAAACCGTCGCCATCGTCGGCGAAAGCGGCTCGGGCAAAAGCGTGACGGCGCTGTCGATCCTGCAACTGCATCAGGCCGGGCGAACGAAGCTGGAGGGGGAGATCCATCTGAACGGCCGCAACCTGCTGGACCTGTCTGCGACGGAGATGACGAAGGTGCGCGGCAACGAGATCGGGATCATCTTCCAAGAGCCGATGACCAGCCTCAATCCTGTCCTGACCATCGGCGAACAGTTGACCGAGGTGCTGGTCCACCACCGCAATATGACGGCGGCGGAGGCAAAGGCCGAAGCGGTGCGGCTGCTGGAGCGGGTGCGCATCCCCTCCGCCGCCGGGCGTCTGGCGGAATATCCGCACAAGCTGTCGGGCGGGATGCGGCAGCGGGTGATGATCGCGATGGCGCTGGCCTGCAAGCCGAAGCTGTTGATCGCCGACGAACCTACGACCGCACTGGACGTGACCATTCAGGCGCAGATCTTGGAGATCATCCGCGATCTTCAGGCCGAAGAAGACATGGCCGTCCTGTTCATCACCCATGACATGGGCGTGGTGGCCGAGATTGCCGACCGCACCGTCGTCATGTTCCGCGGCGACGTGGTGGAAACTGGCCCCACCGCGCAGGTCTTCGCAGCGCCCGCCCATCCCTATTCCCGCGCGCTTTTGTCCGCGATCCCGAAACTGGGGCAATTGTCGGGCACGCGTCTGCCCGCGCGCTTTTGGGTGGCCGATCCGGTCACGGGCGTGGTGGCCGACCAACCCGCCACCCGTGACACGGTGGACACCCGCCGCCCCGTTCTGGATGTGTGCAACCTGACGACGCGCTTCGACATCTCGAGCGGGTTCGTGCGGGTGGCCGCGCGCGTCCACGCGGTGGAGAATGTGAGCTTCCGTTTGCATCCGGGCGAGACCCTGTCGCTGGTGGGCGAATCCGGCTGCGGCAAATCCACGACGGGCCGGTCGATCATGCGCCTGACGCCCGCCAATTCCGGCTCGGTCTTCGTGGATGGCGAGGATGTGCTTCTGGGCGCGGGCGTGCGCAGCCGCGAAAGCTTCCGCCGCGTGCAGATGATCTTCCAGGACCCCTTCGCCAGTCTGAACCCCCGCCGCAGTATCGGCGCCGCGATTGCCGAACCGCTTCTGGTTCACGGCATGGCGCGGCGGGCCGAAGTCAAGGATCACGTTGCCGACCTGTTGCAAAAGGTCGGCCTGCCGCCCGAGGTTGCCACTCGTTTCCCCCATGAATTTTCTGGCGGGCAACGCCAGCGCATCTCCATCGCCCGCGCGCTGGCATTGGAGCCGAAGGTCATCATCGCGGATGAGGCGGTGTCGGCGTTGGATGCGTCAATCAAGGCGCAGGTGTCGAACCTGATGCTGGACCTTCAGGACCGTCTGGGCGTGGCTTATCTGTTCATCAGCCACGACATGGCCGTGGTTGAACGGATGAGCCACCGCGTCGCCGTCATGTATCTGGGCGAGATCGTGGAGATCGGTCCCCGCGCGGCGGTGTTTGACAATCCGCAGCACCCCTATACGCAAAAGCTGATCGCCGCCGTGCCGCAACCCGACCCCGCACGGCGCGGGCAGATGCGGCCCCCCGCGGGCGAAATCCGCAGCGCGGTCCGCGCCGCCGATTATGTGCCGCCCGTCCGCCAGTGGCGGCAGGTCGGCCCCGATCATCTGGTGATGGAGACACCCGATGCCGCATGA
- a CDS encoding SDR family NAD(P)-dependent oxidoreductase encodes MNKIALVTGANRGLGRNTAISIARSGSDVIVAHRGNHKQAEEVVSEIRALGRKAVALQLDMAQTASFAAFAKTLAETLRETWDRGTFDHLVNNAGHGEFALITDTTEAQFDGLFDVHVKGVFFLVQALTPLLADGGRIVNLSSGLTRVSYPGFAAYAAAKAAVEMLSTYMARELGARRITVNAVAPGAIETDFGGGIVRDDASVNEQFARMTALGRVGIPDDIGPMIACLLSDGNRWVTGQRIEVSGGQTI; translated from the coding sequence ATGAACAAGATCGCCCTCGTCACCGGTGCCAATCGCGGCCTTGGTCGCAACACCGCCATTTCCATCGCCCGCAGCGGAAGCGATGTCATCGTAGCCCATCGCGGCAATCACAAGCAGGCCGAGGAGGTGGTGAGCGAAATCCGCGCTTTGGGCCGTAAGGCGGTCGCGCTGCAGCTGGACATGGCGCAAACGGCCAGCTTTGCCGCTTTCGCGAAAACCCTTGCCGAAACTCTGCGCGAAACCTGGGATCGGGGCACGTTCGATCATCTGGTCAACAACGCAGGCCATGGCGAGTTCGCCTTGATCACCGATACGACCGAGGCACAGTTCGACGGCCTGTTCGATGTGCATGTCAAGGGCGTCTTCTTCCTCGTGCAGGCGCTGACGCCGCTGCTGGCCGACGGGGGGCGGATCGTCAACCTTTCCTCGGGGCTGACGCGCGTGTCCTATCCCGGTTTCGCAGCCTATGCGGCGGCGAAGGCGGCGGTGGAGATGCTGAGCACCTACATGGCACGCGAGCTTGGCGCGCGGAGAATTACCGTGAACGCCGTTGCCCCCGGTGCGATCGAGACGGATTTCGGAGGCGGCATCGTGCGCGACGATGCCAGCGTGAACGAGCAATTCGCAAGAATGACGGCCCTTGGTCGTGTCGGCATTCCCGATGACATCGGCCCGATGATCGCCTGCCTGCTGTCGGACGGCAATCGCTGGGTTACTGGCCAGCGGATTGAGGTCTCGGGCGGGCAGACGATCTGA
- a CDS encoding ABC transporter permease, giving the protein MNSVTSVILRRVGGMLVVMLAIVTVTFVIVRLTPGDPAAMILGDQATVQDIADLRTQMGLDRPIIEQYASYVFDALRGDLGQSIFLGVPVLDAIANSAETTFFLTLFAILIAVAIALPVGIISAYKRGSVIDQIAVGVSMLASSVPSFWLGLILIQTLAVSLGWFPTSGYGGPGASFATRMGHLVLPAVALGVVNSALILRFTRAAMLDVLSEDYIRTARAKGMIEKRVVMRHALKNALIPIITVVGLSVALLISGAVVTETVFGLPGIGNLTVNAVMRRDYPVIQGTLLMVAGVYVLINFLVDMLYILVDPRVRL; this is encoded by the coding sequence ATGAATTCGGTGACATCCGTCATTCTTCGGCGCGTGGGCGGGATGCTGGTGGTGATGCTGGCGATTGTCACCGTGACCTTCGTGATCGTCCGGCTGACGCCGGGCGATCCCGCCGCTATGATTTTGGGCGATCAGGCGACGGTGCAGGACATCGCCGATCTGCGCACGCAGATGGGCCTTGATCGTCCGATCATCGAACAATACGCAAGCTATGTCTTCGACGCCCTGCGCGGCGATCTGGGGCAGTCGATCTTTCTAGGCGTGCCGGTTCTGGACGCCATCGCGAACAGCGCCGAGACGACGTTTTTCCTGACCCTGTTCGCCATCCTGATCGCGGTGGCCATCGCGCTGCCGGTGGGGATCATCTCCGCCTACAAACGCGGGTCGGTGATCGACCAGATCGCGGTCGGCGTGTCGATGCTGGCGTCTTCGGTGCCCAGCTTCTGGCTGGGGCTGATCCTGATTCAGACCTTAGCCGTGTCTTTGGGATGGTTTCCGACCTCCGGCTATGGCGGGCCGGGGGCGAGTTTCGCCACGCGGATGGGTCATCTTGTGCTGCCCGCCGTGGCGCTTGGGGTGGTCAACTCGGCACTGATCCTGCGGTTCACCCGCGCGGCGATGCTGGACGTGCTGTCGGAGGATTACATCCGCACCGCCCGCGCCAAGGGGATGATCGAAAAGCGCGTCGTGATGCGCCACGCGCTGAAGAACGCGCTGATCCCGATCATCACCGTCGTTGGCCTGTCGGTCGCGCTGCTGATTTCCGGCGCGGTGGTGACGGAGACGGTGTTCGGCCTGCCCGGCATCGGCAACTTGACCGTGAACGCCGTGATGCGCCGCGATTACCCCGTCATTCAGGGCACGCTGCTGATGGTAGCTGGCGTCTATGTTCTGATCAACTTTCTGGTGGACATGCTCTATATCCTCGTCGATCCGCGGGTGCGCCTGTGA
- a CDS encoding amidohydrolase family protein, with the protein MPHDVILRGGHVTDPVNTRDGVFDIAIDGGRIAAVGHSLGPAREEVDASGLHILPGIIDTHVHLSSWLGGAAGHRMLARAGVTTALDMAGPVASVMDLAARHGTGLTLACIDYVRPGHTVDTANPLTDELRDHLARARAEGAIGLKVLGGHFPLTAEATARVIALCADEGAHVAFHAGTLDTPQDMRGLRQAVDLAAGHPLHLPHVNAYVRGTQDHILTETREACDLLEAHPNIWSESYLAPFNGNSAKCANGIPESVATQRNLVKGGFDPTAKGMEAAILAGWAHVHMLRDGENHLAVGEAALEAFRAAETDIGCSFHVNPPEARINLAVMKRANGRFAIDALATDGGGIPRNDLCDRGLALVALNALTLADFVVKTSVEPARMMGLPTKGHLGVGADADITLIDLARRRAVSSFGGGQPILRDGVVVGQGATILCPPEAEAALQAKGLSTIPTPPFQFRPLQPTF; encoded by the coding sequence ATGCCGCATGATGTGATCCTGCGCGGCGGTCATGTGACCGACCCCGTCAACACCCGCGACGGCGTGTTCGACATCGCGATCGACGGGGGGCGGATCGCGGCGGTGGGTCATTCCCTCGGCCCCGCGCGGGAGGAGGTGGATGCGTCCGGCCTGCACATCCTGCCCGGCATCATCGACACGCATGTCCACCTGTCGTCCTGGCTGGGCGGGGCGGCGGGCCACCGGATGCTGGCGCGGGCGGGGGTGACGACGGCGCTGGACATGGCGGGGCCGGTGGCCTCGGTCATGGATCTGGCGGCGCGTCACGGCACGGGCCTGACGCTGGCCTGCATCGATTATGTCCGCCCCGGCCATACGGTGGACACCGCCAACCCCCTGACCGACGAACTGCGCGACCATCTGGCCCGCGCCCGCGCCGAAGGGGCCATCGGCCTGAAGGTTCTGGGCGGCCATTTCCCCCTGACGGCCGAGGCGACGGCCCGCGTCATCGCGCTGTGCGCCGACGAAGGCGCGCATGTGGCCTTTCACGCAGGGACGCTGGACACGCCGCAGGACATGCGCGGCCTGCGCCAGGCGGTCGATCTGGCGGCGGGCCATCCGCTGCATCTGCCGCATGTGAACGCCTATGTCCGCGGCACCCAGGATCACATCCTGACCGAAACGCGGGAGGCGTGCGACCTGCTGGAGGCGCATCCCAACATCTGGTCCGAAAGCTATCTTGCGCCGTTCAATGGCAATTCCGCCAAATGCGCGAACGGCATTCCCGAAAGCGTGGCGACGCAGCGCAATCTGGTCAAGGGCGGGTTCGATCCGACTGCCAAGGGGATGGAGGCCGCGATCCTGGCCGGGTGGGCGCATGTCCACATGCTGCGGGACGGGGAAAACCATCTGGCCGTGGGCGAGGCGGCGCTGGAGGCCTTTCGCGCGGCGGAAACCGACATCGGGTGCAGTTTCCACGTCAACCCGCCCGAGGCGCGGATCAATCTGGCGGTCATGAAACGGGCCAACGGGCGCTTTGCCATCGACGCGCTGGCCACCGATGGCGGTGGCATTCCGCGCAACGACCTGTGCGATCGCGGGCTGGCGCTGGTGGCGTTGAACGCGCTGACCTTGGCCGACTTCGTGGTGAAAACCTCGGTGGAGCCGGCGCGGATGATGGGCCTGCCCACCAAGGGGCATCTGGGGGTGGGCGCGGATGCCGACATCACGCTGATCGACCTTGCGCGGCGGCGGGCGGTGTCCAGCTTCGGCGGCGGCCAGCCGATTCTGCGCGACGGCGTGGTGGTGGGGCAGGGGGCGACGATCCTCTGCCCGCCCGAGGCCGAGGCGGCGTTGCAGGCCAAGGGCCTCTCGACCATCCCAACCCCGCCATTCCAGTTCCGGCCCCTTCAGCCGACCTTTTGA
- a CDS encoding SDR family oxidoreductase: MNFFNRTILITGGNSGIGEALAEALQAKGNRIIITGRNATSLQATLDRNPGMSGFVLDVTDDTALAAFPALVLADHPDLDAVILNAGIMEAEDYAADPVTLDVAERTIATNLTAPIRLAAAFLPHLRGRPQAALVTVSSGLAFVPKAANPVYSATKAAIHSWTQSLRHQLRGTSVSVHEIAPPLVATELTPGQSIMSAALPLEDFTREVVEILSWDEVPDEILVARVHFQRRAEEEGRYAAAFNAING, encoded by the coding sequence ATGAATTTCTTCAACCGCACCATCCTCATCACCGGCGGCAATTCCGGGATCGGAGAAGCGCTGGCCGAGGCGTTGCAGGCCAAGGGCAATCGGATCATCATCACCGGACGCAACGCGACATCATTGCAAGCGACCCTTGACCGCAACCCCGGCATGAGCGGCTTCGTGCTTGACGTTACAGACGACACGGCACTTGCGGCTTTCCCCGCCTTGGTGCTGGCCGATCATCCCGATCTCGATGCCGTGATCCTGAATGCGGGCATCATGGAAGCAGAGGATTACGCTGCCGATCCCGTGACGCTCGATGTCGCCGAACGCACCATCGCCACAAACCTCACCGCGCCGATCCGCCTGGCCGCGGCCTTCCTGCCGCACCTGCGCGGACGTCCGCAAGCGGCGCTGGTCACGGTGTCGTCCGGCCTCGCCTTCGTGCCAAAAGCCGCGAACCCGGTTTATTCCGCAACCAAGGCAGCGATCCATTCCTGGACGCAATCACTGCGCCATCAGCTGCGGGGGACATCCGTCTCCGTCCACGAGATCGCGCCCCCCCTTGTCGCCACGGAACTGACGCCGGGCCAATCGATAATGAGCGCGGCGTTGCCGCTGGAGGATTTCACGCGCGAGGTGGTGGAGATCCTGTCGTGGGACGAGGTGCCGGACGAGATCCTCGTCGCTCGTGTTCATTTTCAGCGCAGGGCCGAGGAAGAAGGCCGCTATGCTGCGGCCTTCAACGCCATCAACGGGTGA
- a CDS encoding ABC transporter permease, which yields MTAAIQTSALRFDVLRRLFRNRTVLVAAIVLTIIALAAIFAPWVAPYDPDKLSIVNRFKDPSFAHPFGTDEFGRDVLSRAIYAGRVSLLVSAAVVVFAGVAGIIMGILAGYFRKLDAVISRFLDAMMAFPDILLAIALVAALGGSLTNVILALGVTYTPRLARVVRGTTLVLRELPYIEAAKSMGIPTWRILSGHVLVNLASPILVQATFIFASAMLAEASLSFLGVGASPDVPTWGTMLSTGREYISSAPWLMYFPGLAIVFAVLSLQILGDGLRDLVDPRLAKDL from the coding sequence GTGACCGCAGCCATCCAGACCTCCGCCCTCCGTTTCGACGTGCTGCGTCGCCTGTTCCGCAACCGGACCGTGCTGGTGGCGGCCATCGTGCTGACCATCATCGCTTTGGCCGCGATCTTCGCGCCGTGGGTTGCACCTTATGATCCCGACAAACTGTCTATAGTGAACCGCTTCAAAGACCCCAGCTTTGCACATCCCTTCGGCACCGACGAATTCGGGCGCGACGTGCTGTCCCGCGCGATTTATGCAGGCCGCGTGTCGCTGTTGGTCAGTGCCGCCGTCGTCGTGTTTGCCGGTGTTGCGGGGATCATCATGGGTATCCTTGCGGGTTATTTCCGCAAGCTCGATGCCGTGATCTCGCGGTTTCTGGATGCGATGATGGCGTTTCCCGACATTCTGCTGGCCATCGCGCTGGTGGCGGCCCTTGGCGGATCGCTGACGAACGTGATCCTTGCACTGGGTGTGACCTACACTCCGCGTCTGGCACGGGTGGTGCGGGGAACGACGCTGGTCCTGCGCGAACTGCCGTATATCGAGGCGGCGAAGTCCATGGGCATTCCCACATGGCGCATCCTGTCGGGCCATGTGCTGGTGAACCTTGCCTCTCCCATTCTGGTGCAGGCGACGTTCATCTTCGCCTCCGCCATGCTCGCCGAAGCGTCGTTGTCCTTCCTTGGGGTGGGCGCGTCGCCCGACGTGCCGACATGGGGCACGATGCTGTCGACGGGGCGCGAATATATCAGCTCGGCCCCGTGGCTCATGTATTTCCCCGGCCTCGCCATCGTGTTCGCGGTGCTGTCGTTGCAGATTTTGGGCGACGGGCTGCGCGATCTGGTCGACCCCCGTCTGGCAAAGGACCTGTGA
- a CDS encoding N-carbamoyl-D-amino-acid hydrolase, with product MIVGGAQIGGIQKDEPREAVVARMMALMEQAHEKGVEFLVFPEMTLTTFFPRFYVEDRAEFDHWFETQMPNAYTQPLFDLARRFGMGFTFGYCELTPEGQHFNTSILVSPDGEIMSKYRKTHLPGHAEYEAERTHQHLEKRYFLPGDTGFNVVRNQGAIMGMAICNDRRWPETWRSLGLQGVELVTIGYNTPSQNNLSKDEGPEKRVYHHELSVCAGAYQNSTYAVAVAKCGMEDGNHMFAGSIIVDPDGFVIARAQGEGDELIVADCDFAKCAFGKSTVFNFDAHRRIEHYGRITNQTGVKVEV from the coding sequence ATGATTGTTGGCGGCGCGCAGATCGGCGGCATCCAGAAGGACGAACCCCGCGAGGCCGTGGTGGCCCGCATGATGGCGCTGATGGAACAGGCGCATGAAAAGGGCGTGGAGTTCCTCGTCTTCCCCGAGATGACGCTGACCACCTTCTTCCCCCGCTTCTATGTCGAGGATCGGGCAGAATTCGACCACTGGTTCGAGACCCAGATGCCCAACGCTTACACGCAGCCGCTGTTCGACCTGGCGCGGCGGTTCGGGATGGGTTTCACCTTTGGCTATTGCGAACTGACGCCCGAGGGGCAGCATTTCAACACCTCCATCCTCGTGTCGCCGGATGGTGAGATCATGTCGAAATATCGCAAGACCCACCTGCCGGGCCACGCGGAATACGAGGCGGAACGCACGCATCAGCATCTGGAGAAACGCTATTTCCTGCCGGGGGATACCGGGTTCAACGTGGTGCGCAACCAGGGCGCGATCATGGGCATGGCGATCTGCAACGACCGCCGCTGGCCCGAAACCTGGCGCAGCCTTGGCCTGCAGGGGGTCGAACTGGTCACCATCGGCTACAACACCCCCAGCCAGAACAATTTGTCCAAGGACGAGGGGCCGGAAAAACGCGTCTATCACCACGAACTGTCGGTCTGCGCGGGGGCCTACCAGAACTCCACCTATGCCGTGGCGGTGGCGAAATGCGGGATGGAGGACGGCAACCACATGTTCGCCGGATCGATCATCGTCGATCCCGACGGCTTCGTGATCGCCCGCGCGCAAGGCGAGGGGGACGAGCTGATCGTGGCGGACTGCGATTTCGCAAAATGCGCCTTCGGCAAATCGACGGTCTTCAATTTCGATGCGCATCGCCGTATCGAACATTATGGCCGGATCACCAACCAGACCGGCGTCAAGGTCGAGGTCTGA
- a CDS encoding LysR family transcriptional regulator yields MNDAGPDPEISLRLLEIFAAMMRSSTTIEAADILHISQPAVSAGLRQLEANLGLVLFERRARRLEPTNDAHTLYEEIRPLFGLMRGVARRTREMRMGMIGRLRVLSTHPLGNSVVPLALSRFLNARPDISISYDVRNLAHVIEAVQGGTADLGLAVLNTGLEQVNVEPLMQSRMVALVPADDLLAAHDVITAEDLRDKTLLGIEQDSQLGGMIRDGFRQQGVPYYPRVESRLCQTAALLSAHGLGCAIVDPWSAGVFPLPGMVVRPWHPEQTVWAVILTRKGVPHSELLKRFVSEVQDVLKGDTGDNHTFRT; encoded by the coding sequence ATGAACGACGCAGGGCCGGATCCCGAGATTTCCCTGCGCCTTCTTGAAATATTCGCCGCCATGATGCGGTCGTCCACAACGATCGAGGCGGCGGACATCCTGCACATCTCGCAGCCCGCCGTATCGGCAGGTTTGCGACAGCTTGAGGCCAATTTGGGCCTTGTGCTGTTTGAACGGCGCGCGCGACGGCTGGAGCCCACAAACGACGCGCATACGTTGTATGAGGAAATCCGCCCTCTGTTCGGATTGATGCGGGGCGTGGCGCGGCGCACGCGGGAAATGCGGATGGGCATGATCGGACGCTTGCGAGTTCTATCCACGCATCCTTTGGGAAATTCGGTTGTGCCACTAGCGCTCAGCCGGTTTCTGAACGCGCGGCCCGACATTTCCATCAGTTATGATGTTCGCAATCTGGCCCATGTGATCGAGGCGGTGCAGGGCGGCACCGCCGACCTGGGACTAGCCGTTTTGAATACCGGTCTGGAACAGGTGAACGTGGAACCGCTGATGCAATCGCGGATGGTGGCGCTGGTTCCTGCGGATGATTTACTGGCCGCGCATGACGTGATCACGGCGGAAGATTTGCGCGACAAGACCCTTTTGGGGATCGAGCAGGATTCGCAGCTGGGCGGCATGATCCGCGACGGGTTTCGCCAGCAGGGGGTGCCGTATTACCCTCGGGTAGAATCACGGCTCTGCCAGACGGCGGCACTGCTGTCGGCCCACGGTCTGGGATGCGCGATCGTAGATCCGTGGTCGGCAGGGGTCTTTCCTCTGCCAGGCATGGTGGTCCGCCCGTGGCACCCCGAACAGACGGTGTGGGCCGTCATACTGACCCGCAAGGGCGTCCCGCATTCGGAACTACTGAAGAGGTTCGTTTCGGAGGTTCAGGATGTTCTGAAGGGTGACACGGGAGATAACCACACGTTCAGGACTTAA